The stretch of DNA AGCCAGACCCAGACTGGTGCCATGGAAATCCCTCAGCAAGCGGAAAGCATAGTACGTCGGACGGTACAGGTAATCATCCCCAATGATGCCGTGCCCCTGTGTTCCCTGCAAAGCGAAGTAATTCAGCAGTTTGACCCCACCTTCAGCCATGCGCAGCAAGGTTTCGGTGGTCCAGAGTCCGGCCACCTGATCGGTCAGGTGTTTGTAGTTGGGAGATTTCCAGCTCAGGCCATACTCGGTGATGCCAAATTCAATCTGGCGTTGGTGGCCCAGAGGATTGCGCTCGGGGTCTTTCCAGAGGTTCTTGTAGAAGGTCAGGTCATCTGAACCCAGTTCCACGGTCTTCAGGGCTTCTGCATCGGTTTTGGAGCCATCGGTGGGGTAGATGTGCCAGCTCAGAACATCCACAATGTCACCGCACTTCTTGACGAAACCCTCCACGAAGTTGCGGTAGCCTGCACCAGAGATGCTGGGACCCACAAATTTGATGCTGGGATCCACTTTCAGCATGGCTTCACGCTGACCCCGGAAGGTGTCACAGTACCGCTCTGCGGTCCAAGTGGGATCGGCCCGGGTCACGGAGTACAGGTCCGGTTCATTGCCGATTTCCCAGTACCATACGGGAATGTCCATGTCTTTGGCCATCTTGACCAGGTTGGCTGCCCCCTCGGGGGTGTTGGCCGGATCCTTGTCGTTGGGACGTGCAAAGACCCGTGTCTGAATCACAATTTTGGGTTTCCCGAGCAAAATCCAGTTGCTTTTCA from Deinococcus misasensis DSM 22328 encodes:
- a CDS encoding GH39 family glycosyl hydrolase encodes the protein MHKKRSNLCKTALIGFSLLFSPMTLAQSVTLTLDNAPRATITPDQVGGFNFGNFMNVVDFQQDLLKVAPQVIRFPGGNIGDERNLLEADLNILKSNWILLGKPKIVIQTRVFARPNDKDPANTPEGAANLVKMAKDMDIPVWYWEIGNEPDLYSVTRADPTWTAERYCDTFRGQREAMLKVDPSIKFVGPSISGAGYRNFVEGFVKKCGDIVDVLSWHIYPTDGSKTDAEALKTVELGSDDLTFYKNLWKDPERNPLGHQRQIEFGITEYGLSWKSPNYKHLTDQVAGLWTTETLLRMAEGGVKLLNYFALQGTQGHGIIGDDYLYRPTYYAFRLLRDFHGTSLGLASSDPEVWSHAVERDGTLQVILMNTSTAPKTVGTDFAGWKLAGSAGFTEKTVKDEEDYFQLPLQSSIELPARSMVKLTYSRL